From a single Asticcacaulis sp. MM231 genomic region:
- a CDS encoding glycoside hydrolase family 3 C-terminal domain-containing protein produces MVVLCIGEGQEMSGEAQSRTEITVPGAQVALAEAIKATGKPMVVLLSHGRALALEGAIRDADAILCTWFLGSEAGNGIADILFGDYSPSGRLPCSFPLKSGQEPFYYNHRTTGRPQIGDDAGYRARWRDAPFEPLYPFGHGLGYGKVSYSATQLSADALPWSGKVTVSAEVSNTGARPVHEVAQLYIHDRVASITQPVRSLKGIRHLDLKPGETRTVSFDLSRSDLAFVGPELKWEAEPGMFDIWIAPSSATGVPAKLTLLKA; encoded by the coding sequence GCACCGAGATCACCGTGCCCGGGGCCCAAGTTGCGCTCGCCGAGGCTATAAAGGCAACGGGCAAGCCAATGGTGGTCTTGCTAAGTCATGGCCGTGCCCTTGCCCTGGAAGGCGCCATAAGAGACGCCGACGCCATCCTCTGCACCTGGTTCCTTGGGTCAGAGGCTGGAAACGGCATCGCCGATATTCTGTTTGGCGATTACAGCCCGTCGGGCCGCTTGCCATGCAGTTTCCCGCTGAAATCGGGACAGGAGCCGTTCTATTATAATCACCGCACCACCGGGCGCCCGCAGATCGGTGACGATGCCGGCTACCGTGCCCGCTGGCGCGATGCGCCGTTTGAACCGCTCTATCCCTTCGGCCACGGATTGGGCTATGGCAAGGTCAGTTATAGCGCCACGCAATTGAGCGCTGACGCGCTGCCGTGGTCTGGCAAGGTGACGGTATCGGCCGAGGTGAGCAATACCGGCGCGCGTCCGGTGCATGAGGTTGCGCAACTCTATATCCATGACCGCGTGGCCTCGATCACTCAGCCGGTGCGTTCTCTGAAGGGCATTCGCCACCTCGATCTGAAACCCGGCGAAACCCGCACCGTCAGTTTCGACCTTTCCCGCAGCGATCTCGCCTTTGTCGGGCCTGAGCTAAAATGGGAAGCTGAACCCGGTATGTTCGATATCTGGATTGCTCCATCCTCGGCCACCGGCGTGCCGGCAAAACTGACACTACTCA